The Deinococcus sonorensis KR-87 genome includes a window with the following:
- a CDS encoding DUF512 domain-containing protein produces MNPQSEVYPAPIKTVEPGSPADRAGVRPGDLLLRVNGEPVTDVLAYRHALQTGQATLQITRPAVSALPAGFVPQDHHTTRLDASSEALTFSFQVEWEDPGLEFEEVLFDGIRKCANKCDFCYVHQMPRGFRKSLYVMDDDYRLSFLYGSFVTLTNLTEHDVQRILQENLSPLYVSVHASNQELRQDLMKWWKLKVKDPAVTQIQDMIERLSSIDLYTQIVLLPGRNDGDHLDETLEYLTSRPNVISAAVVPIGLTAHRTNLPDVRTFTPDEARDVLRRVNVWRERMLAERGTRFIFPSDEFYLLAGEPLPPEQEYEGFPMLENGVGMIRDFLTDPLPELPAALPAPRKVILGTGRLFAESLDRAVEPLRAIEGLTLEVRAIENRTFGAVTTVAGLLTGRCFRHAIQPGEADLLLVPPSTLRYGTELMLDNLSLTELGQDLQMPVRPGGSTLGELARVILDGAASSGHQWGMSAHAVKDGPQA; encoded by the coding sequence GTGAATCCGCAATCTGAGGTGTACCCGGCCCCGATCAAGACGGTGGAGCCGGGCAGCCCCGCCGACCGGGCCGGGGTGCGGCCCGGCGACCTGCTGCTGCGGGTGAACGGCGAGCCGGTCACCGATGTGCTGGCCTACCGGCACGCGCTGCAGACGGGTCAGGCGACCCTGCAGATCACCCGGCCCGCCGTGAGTGCGCTGCCCGCCGGCTTTGTGCCGCAGGACCACCACACCACCCGGCTGGACGCCAGCAGCGAGGCGCTGACTTTCAGCTTCCAGGTGGAGTGGGAGGACCCGGGCCTGGAGTTCGAGGAGGTGCTGTTCGACGGCATCCGCAAATGCGCCAACAAGTGCGATTTCTGCTACGTGCATCAGATGCCGCGCGGCTTTCGCAAGAGCCTGTACGTGATGGACGACGACTACCGGCTGTCGTTCCTGTACGGCAGCTTCGTGACGCTCACCAACTTGACCGAACACGACGTGCAGCGCATCCTGCAGGAGAACCTCTCGCCGCTGTACGTCTCGGTGCATGCCAGCAACCAGGAGCTGCGCCAGGACCTGATGAAGTGGTGGAAGCTGAAGGTCAAGGACCCGGCTGTCACCCAGATTCAGGACATGATCGAGCGGCTCTCGAGCATTGACCTGTACACCCAGATCGTGCTGCTGCCGGGGCGCAACGACGGCGACCACCTCGACGAGACGCTGGAGTACCTGACCAGCCGCCCGAACGTGATCAGCGCGGCGGTGGTGCCGATCGGCCTGACCGCCCACCGCACCAACCTGCCGGACGTGCGCACCTTCACGCCGGACGAGGCCAGGGACGTGCTGCGCCGGGTCAACGTATGGCGCGAGCGCATGCTGGCCGAGCGCGGCACCCGCTTCATCTTCCCCAGCGACGAGTTCTACCTGCTGGCCGGCGAGCCGCTGCCGCCGGAGCAGGAGTACGAGGGCTTCCCGATGCTGGAGAACGGCGTGGGCATGATCCGCGACTTCCTGACCGATCCGCTGCCGGAGCTGCCGGCCGCATTGCCGGCGCCCCGCAAGGTGATCCTGGGGACCGGGCGGCTGTTTGCCGAGTCGCTGGACCGGGCTGTGGAGCCGCTGCGGGCCATCGAGGGCCTCACGCTGGAGGTGCGCGCCATCGAGAACCGCACCTTCGGGGCCGTAACCACCGTGGCGGGGCTGCTGACCGGGCGCTGCTTCCGCCACGCCATCCAGCCGGGGGAGGCGGACCTGCTGCTGGTGCCGCCCAGCACGCTGCGCTATGGCACCGAGCTGATGCTCGACAACTTGAGCCTGACCGAGCTGGGCCAGGACCTGCAGATGCCGGTGCGGCCCGGCGGCTCGACCCTGGGCGAACTGGCCCGCGTGATTCTGGACGGTGCGGCCAGCAGTGGCCACCAGTGGGGCATGAGCGCCCACGCCGTCAAGGACGGCCCGCAGGCCTAA
- a CDS encoding family 10 glycosylhydrolase — translation MLRTLLTLTLLASTTLTDARMPGEPGSSHTALWLRPPATAEALTRTLVEAKRAGFSDVLLEGFYHGRAAWTSQVAPMKLSYDAVATAAEVARREGLHLNVWFETLYWRPAEQFGIPVTPLWQDRYATRTAAGQASLELSRLGFVDPASPEVGALLEGLVRELGQQYPDVGLHLDYLRYPREADFGYLPAAVDGFQRDTGLDALSLRRTEADGQPSTQWQRWTSYRQQQITRLADRLIGAYHDAGGDGMVSAAVFGASDPLQNWRGWHGLDAAMPMLYYPVLGLYQLARFRFPPSEQVWPGIEVGAGRPALHQQLDYLHRLGYRNVSVFGWTPESRP, via the coding sequence GTGCTCCGTACGCTGCTGACCCTGACCCTGCTCGCCTCCACAACCCTCACCGACGCCCGTATGCCGGGCGAACCGGGCAGCAGCCACACCGCCCTGTGGTTGCGTCCGCCGGCCACCGCCGAGGCGCTGACCCGGACGCTGGTGGAGGCCAAACGTGCCGGCTTCAGCGACGTGCTGCTGGAAGGCTTTTACCACGGCCGGGCCGCCTGGACCTCGCAGGTGGCGCCGATGAAGCTGTCCTACGACGCGGTGGCCACCGCCGCCGAAGTGGCGCGCCGCGAAGGGCTGCACCTGAACGTCTGGTTCGAGACGCTGTACTGGAGGCCCGCCGAGCAGTTCGGGATTCCGGTCACGCCGCTGTGGCAGGATCGCTACGCCACCCGCACTGCGGCAGGCCAGGCGAGCCTGGAGCTCAGCCGGCTGGGCTTTGTCGATCCGGCCAGCCCGGAGGTGGGCGCGCTGCTGGAAGGGCTGGTGCGCGAGCTGGGACAGCAGTACCCGGATGTGGGCCTGCACCTGGATTATCTGCGCTACCCGCGCGAGGCTGACTTTGGCTACCTGCCGGCAGCGGTGGACGGTTTCCAGCGTGACACTGGCCTGGACGCCCTGAGCCTGCGCCGCACCGAGGCCGACGGGCAGCCGAGCACCCAGTGGCAGCGCTGGACCAGCTACCGCCAGCAGCAGATCACCCGGCTGGCGGACCGGCTGATCGGGGCGTACCACGATGCCGGCGGCGACGGCATGGTCAGCGCGGCGGTGTTCGGGGCCAGCGATCCGCTGCAGAACTGGCGCGGCTGGCACGGGCTGGACGCGGCCATGCCGATGCTGTACTACCCGGTCCTGGGGCTGTACCAGCTGGCCCGCTTCCGCTTCCCGCCGTCCGAGCAGGTCTGGCCCGGCATCGAGGTGGGGGCCGGACGGCCGGCCCTGCATCAGCAGCTGGACTATCTGCACCGGCTGGGCTACCGGAACGTCTCGGTGTTCGGCTGGACCCCCGAGAGCCGGCCGTAG
- the rsmI gene encoding 16S rRNA (cytidine(1402)-2'-O)-methyltransferase: MTQPSQLHLWLVPTPVGNLSDITLRAIEVLRGADAVACEDTRHSGVLMNHLGLSRPLVRLDAHTMQRAAGVLEQYPRLAYISDAGTPGISDPGAELLRLVVEQGGQVEVLPGPTAFVPALVLSGLDTARFTFEGFLPRSGRERRERLQAVAERRETTLIYESPHRLHATLLDLAASCGPERPASVTRELSKRFEETRRGPLQELAAHFEAGVRGEIVVVVSGRSEAPAALAQTDFLALATAWSAEGRPVREVRELLQAQGLRKNDAYELALRAAQRGPE, from the coding sequence ATGACCCAGCCGTCGCAGCTGCACCTGTGGCTGGTGCCGACCCCGGTGGGCAACCTCTCGGACATCACGCTGCGGGCCATTGAGGTGCTGCGCGGCGCAGACGCGGTGGCCTGCGAGGACACCCGGCACAGTGGCGTGCTGATGAACCACCTGGGCCTCAGCCGCCCGCTGGTGCGGCTGGACGCCCACACCATGCAGCGGGCCGCCGGCGTGCTGGAACAGTACCCCCGGCTGGCCTACATCTCGGACGCCGGCACCCCTGGCATCAGCGATCCGGGCGCAGAACTGCTGCGGCTGGTGGTGGAGCAGGGTGGTCAGGTGGAGGTGCTGCCCGGCCCGACCGCTTTCGTGCCGGCGCTGGTGCTGTCGGGGCTGGACACCGCCCGCTTCACCTTCGAGGGCTTTCTGCCGCGCAGCGGACGCGAGCGCCGCGAACGGCTGCAGGCGGTGGCGGAGCGGCGCGAGACCACCCTGATCTATGAGAGCCCGCACCGGCTGCACGCCACCCTGCTGGACCTGGCGGCCAGCTGTGGCCCGGAGCGGCCCGCCAGCGTGACGCGCGAGCTGAGCAAGCGCTTTGAGGAGACCCGGCGCGGCCCGCTGCAGGAACTGGCCGCCCACTTCGAGGCGGGCGTACGCGGCGAGATCGTGGTGGTGGTGTCGGGCCGCAGCGAGGCGCCGGCCGCACTTGCCCAGACAGACTTTCTGGCGCTGGCCACGGCCTGGAGCGCGGAAGGCCGCCCGGTGCGTGAAGTGCGGGAGTTGTTGCAGGCCCAGGGTTTGCGTAAGAATGACGCTTATGAGCTGGCATTGCGGGCCGCCCAGCGCGGGCCCGAGTAG
- a CDS encoding 23S rRNA (pseudouridine(1915)-N(3))-methyltransferase RlmH, translating to MRLHLITVGEPRLAYARAGWDEYAGRLKRYHRLQVTRVPGSTPAQESQAILKAAGRAPLIALDPRGRQLTSEGLSQFIEHLGLHGEGELAFAIGGPDGHTDALRAQAHTLWSLGQLTLPHDLAMVVLVEALYRAATISRGEPYHR from the coding sequence ATGCGGCTGCACCTGATCACGGTCGGCGAGCCCCGGCTGGCCTACGCGCGCGCCGGCTGGGACGAATATGCCGGGCGGCTGAAACGCTACCACCGGCTGCAGGTAACGCGGGTGCCGGGCAGCACGCCGGCGCAGGAATCCCAGGCGATCCTGAAGGCGGCCGGCCGCGCCCCGCTGATCGCGTTGGACCCGCGCGGCCGGCAGCTGACCAGCGAAGGGCTCAGCCAGTTCATCGAGCACCTGGGCCTGCACGGCGAGGGCGAACTGGCCTTCGCCATCGGCGGCCCGGACGGCCACACGGACGCGCTCAGGGCCCAGGCGCATACCCTATGGTCGCTGGGCCAGCTGACCCTTCCGCACGACCTGGCGATGGTGGTGCTGGTGGAGGCGCTCTACCGGGCGGCCACCATCAGCCGGGGCGAGCCCTACCACCGCTGA
- a CDS encoding NUDIX domain-containing protein has product MTDASDHRPPRPLVCVGALVQDPLGRHLIVRTTKWRGQWGVPGGKVEWGETLEQATLREFQEEVGLTLRDLRQAQVQEAILPEEFHAPTHMLLFDYFARTDQTDVQPNEEIEEWAWVTLAEALSYPLNHYTRTLIELAHRSGT; this is encoded by the coding sequence ATGACTGATGCGAGCGATCACCGGCCGCCGCGCCCGCTGGTGTGTGTGGGGGCGCTGGTGCAGGACCCGCTGGGCCGTCACCTGATCGTGCGGACCACCAAGTGGCGCGGGCAGTGGGGCGTGCCGGGCGGCAAGGTGGAATGGGGCGAGACGCTGGAGCAGGCCACTCTGCGGGAATTTCAGGAGGAGGTGGGGCTGACGCTGCGCGATCTGCGGCAGGCGCAGGTGCAGGAGGCGATCCTGCCGGAGGAGTTCCACGCCCCCACCCACATGCTGCTGTTCGACTACTTCGCCCGCACCGACCAGACCGACGTGCAGCCCAACGAGGAGATCGAGGAGTGGGCCTGGGTGACGCTGGCCGAAGCGCTCAGTTACCCGCTCAACCACTACACCCGCACCCTGATCGAACTGGCCCACCGGAGCGGCACATGA
- the pfkA gene encoding 6-phosphofructokinase: MTTQNPTGSTSTSTPSMKRIAVLTSGGDAPGMNAAIRAVVRSATYHGVEVVGVRRGFQGLHEGDMRLLGARDVANIIQRGGTILLTARSRTWRSPEGRALGADYLRQWGVEGLVVIGGDGSFHGAHYLQEEHGIKVIGVPGTIDNDLYGTDHTIGYFTAVETALDAVDKLRDTAASHERIFVVEVMGRHAGHIALDVAVAGGAEEVFLPEDEHPDQHIAEVVRSSVSKGKASSIIIVAEGYPGGGMAVTKAIEEQTGLEVRLSILGHIQRGGSPVSSDRVLASRLGEAAVEALLAGRSNVMVGRGYGGTTYTPLPETWEKRKDVSRDLYRCAKVLSI, encoded by the coding sequence ATGACCACACAGAATCCGACTGGAAGCACTTCCACCTCCACCCCCTCCATGAAGCGCATCGCGGTCCTGACCAGCGGCGGTGACGCGCCGGGCATGAATGCGGCCATCCGCGCCGTGGTGCGGTCTGCCACCTATCACGGCGTGGAGGTGGTGGGCGTGCGGCGCGGCTTCCAGGGCCTGCACGAGGGCGACATGCGGCTGCTGGGCGCCCGCGACGTGGCCAACATCATCCAGCGCGGCGGCACCATCCTGCTGACCGCCCGCAGCCGCACCTGGCGCAGCCCCGAAGGCCGGGCGCTGGGCGCGGACTATCTGCGCCAGTGGGGCGTAGAGGGCTTGGTGGTGATCGGCGGCGACGGCAGTTTCCACGGCGCCCACTACCTGCAGGAGGAGCACGGCATCAAGGTCATCGGGGTGCCCGGCACCATCGACAACGACCTGTACGGCACCGACCACACCATCGGCTACTTCACGGCGGTCGAGACGGCGCTGGACGCGGTGGACAAGCTGCGCGACACCGCCGCCTCGCACGAGCGCATCTTCGTGGTGGAGGTGATGGGCCGGCACGCCGGACACATCGCGCTGGACGTGGCAGTGGCGGGCGGCGCCGAGGAGGTGTTCCTGCCGGAAGACGAGCACCCCGACCAGCACATCGCGGAGGTGGTGCGCAGCAGCGTGTCCAAGGGCAAGGCCAGCAGCATCATCATCGTGGCGGAGGGCTACCCCGGCGGCGGCATGGCCGTGACCAAGGCCATCGAGGAGCAGACCGGCCTGGAGGTGCGCCTGAGCATCCTGGGGCACATCCAGCGCGGCGGCAGCCCGGTCAGCAGCGACCGGGTGCTGGCCTCCCGGCTGGGCGAGGCGGCGGTGGAAGCGCTGCTGGCCGGACGCAGCAACGTGATGGTGGGGCGCGGCTATGGCGGCACCACCTACACGCCGCTGCCGGAGACCTGGGAGAAGCGCAAGGACGTGAGCCGCGACCTGTACCGCTGTGCCAAGGTGCTGAGCATCTGA
- a CDS encoding HD domain-containing protein, with protein sequence MTLRHKVLGLPAKLRRLARSLHPAQARPDDHWALERLQAGERQVYLSMDPRDREHAVRVARAVAQQPGTPELLAAALLHDCGKAVRPYRVWERVLVGLVPYRWAGRVRWGALTVRADHPALGAQALALAGARPRVAQLVARHHRPGDDPEAGLLHRYDDLE encoded by the coding sequence ATGACGCTGCGCCACAAAGTCCTGGGCCTGCCGGCCAAACTGCGTCGGCTGGCCCGTTCGCTGCACCCCGCCCAGGCACGTCCGGATGATCACTGGGCGTTGGAGCGTTTGCAGGCGGGTGAGCGGCAGGTGTATCTGAGCATGGACCCGCGAGACCGCGAACATGCGGTGCGGGTGGCCCGGGCCGTAGCTCAGCAGCCGGGCACGCCGGAGCTGCTGGCGGCCGCGCTGCTGCACGACTGCGGCAAGGCGGTGCGGCCGTACCGGGTCTGGGAGCGGGTGCTTGTCGGGCTGGTGCCGTACCGCTGGGCTGGGCGAGTGCGGTGGGGAGCGCTGACGGTGCGGGCCGACCATCCAGCGCTGGGCGCTCAGGCGTTGGCGCTGGCCGGAGCCCGGCCCCGGGTGGCCCAGTTGGTGGCCCGCCACCACCGCCCCGGCGACGACCCGGAAGCGGGGCTGCTGCACCGCTACGACGATCTGGAATAA
- the mscL gene encoding large conductance mechanosensitive channel protein MscL, whose amino-acid sequence MIKGFRDFVLRGNVVDLAVGVVIGAAFGGVVTAFTNSFINPLIKAITGGGAKVGGTFTVNGAVFDYGAFISAVLNFLIIAAIIYFLVVVPVNHINERLKRTEKPPVAEPSNEEKLLAEIRDALRAGR is encoded by the coding sequence ATGATTAAGGGATTCCGTGATTTCGTCCTGCGTGGCAACGTGGTGGACCTCGCCGTCGGCGTCGTGATCGGCGCTGCCTTTGGAGGCGTGGTCACGGCCTTTACCAACAGCTTCATCAATCCGCTGATCAAGGCCATCACCGGCGGCGGCGCCAAGGTGGGCGGCACCTTCACGGTCAACGGGGCCGTCTTCGACTACGGGGCGTTCATCTCGGCCGTTCTGAACTTCCTGATCATCGCTGCCATCATCTATTTTCTGGTGGTGGTGCCGGTCAACCACATCAATGAGCGCCTCAAGCGCACCGAGAAGCCCCCGGTGGCCGAGCCCAGCAACGAGGAGAAGCTGCTGGCCGAGATCCGGGACGCGCTGCGGGCTGGCCGCTAG
- a CDS encoding CDP-alcohol phosphatidyltransferase family protein has protein sequence MSTLEQTRKARPAEEWASERLFRPLAQSLVDPAARLGVRPTRLVLLHTGLGLLAAWQLRHGRGFLAGQLSPALLLQLKTVLDNLDGQLARATGQTTQTGRYLDSEMDVVVNAGLLWAILGRAGLPATLLLSLILTVDFLWERDHRAARGQTFRSPPAQQDDHPLVLAALERAYALYFQPQERVLDRLFEWRLRRRLGRAPTPHDRVRYTPLAITAIAANLGLSSQLLLLGLCVLAGRPRLYAASVPLQALLLAAVQLWREGQLQAGEAVQLAAAPA, from the coding sequence ATGTCCACCCTTGAGCAGACCCGCAAGGCCCGGCCCGCCGAGGAATGGGCCTCCGAACGGCTCTTCCGCCCGCTGGCCCAATCGCTGGTGGACCCGGCCGCCCGCCTGGGCGTGCGGCCCACCCGGCTGGTGTTGCTGCACACCGGGCTGGGCCTGCTGGCCGCCTGGCAGCTGCGGCACGGCCGGGGCTTCCTGGCCGGGCAGCTCTCCCCCGCCCTGCTGCTGCAACTCAAGACCGTGCTGGACAACCTGGACGGCCAGCTGGCCCGCGCCACCGGGCAGACCACCCAGACCGGCCGCTACCTGGACAGCGAGATGGACGTGGTGGTGAACGCCGGCCTGCTGTGGGCCATCCTGGGCCGGGCCGGGCTGCCGGCCACGCTGCTGCTGAGCCTGATCCTGACGGTGGATTTCCTTTGGGAGCGCGACCACCGGGCCGCGCGCGGCCAGACCTTCCGGTCGCCACCGGCCCAGCAGGACGACCATCCGCTGGTGCTGGCCGCGCTGGAGCGGGCCTACGCGCTGTACTTTCAGCCGCAGGAGCGGGTGCTGGACCGCCTGTTCGAGTGGCGACTGCGCCGCCGGCTGGGCCGCGCCCCCACCCCGCATGACCGGGTGCGCTACACCCCGCTGGCCATCACTGCCATCGCCGCCAACCTGGGGCTGTCGAGTCAGCTGCTGCTGCTGGGACTGTGCGTCCTGGCCGGACGGCCCCGGCTGTACGCGGCCAGCGTGCCGCTGCAGGCGCTGCTGCTGGCGGCGGTGCAGCTGTGGCGCGAGGGGCAGCTGCAAGCGGGCGAAGCGGTACAGCTGGCCGCCGCGCCCGCCTGA
- a CDS encoding deoxyguanosinetriphosphate triphosphohydrolase: MYDREALDAREAATLAPYATLSGHSRGRVYPEPESQRRTTFQKDRDRILHTTAFRRLEYKTQVFLNSTGDHYRTRLTHTLEVAQVARSVALSLGLNETLSESIALAHDLGHPPFGHAGERILNGLMERHGGFDHNRQTLRIVTELEDRYPDFPGLNLSLETLEGIAKHEPLASQTGMPSLEAQLVNIADGLAYSAHDLDDGLRSGLITPADLRGLPLWEHLLARLNLSPEHLSEKDRRVLQRELLGWLITDLSEASHARLVQHRIESPQQVQQHPELLMGFSETMRPLLSELNRFLRAQLYHHWQVERQVAQAEHALGGLFRAYLRRPAMLPPAARARTAQEGLERVVCDYLAGMTDRYAADEYRRLHGGAGPEA; this comes from the coding sequence TTGTATGACCGTGAAGCGCTGGACGCCCGGGAAGCCGCCACGCTGGCGCCCTACGCCACCCTGAGTGGCCACAGCCGGGGCCGGGTGTACCCCGAGCCGGAATCGCAGCGACGCACCACCTTCCAGAAGGACCGTGACCGTATCCTGCACACCACCGCCTTCCGGCGACTGGAGTACAAGACGCAGGTGTTCCTGAACAGTACCGGTGACCATTACCGCACCCGGCTGACGCACACGCTGGAGGTGGCCCAGGTGGCCCGGTCGGTGGCGCTGAGTCTGGGCCTGAACGAGACGCTCTCCGAGAGCATCGCCCTGGCCCATGACCTGGGCCATCCACCGTTCGGCCACGCTGGCGAGCGCATCCTGAACGGGCTGATGGAGCGGCACGGCGGCTTTGACCACAACCGCCAGACGCTGCGCATCGTGACCGAGCTGGAAGACCGCTACCCGGACTTTCCAGGTCTGAACCTGAGCCTGGAGACGCTGGAAGGCATTGCCAAGCACGAACCGCTGGCCTCGCAGACAGGGATGCCCAGCCTGGAAGCTCAGCTGGTCAACATCGCCGACGGGCTGGCCTACAGTGCCCACGACCTGGACGACGGGCTCCGGAGCGGCCTGATCACGCCCGCAGACCTGCGCGGGCTGCCGCTCTGGGAACATCTGCTGGCGCGGCTGAACCTTTCGCCGGAGCATCTGAGCGAGAAGGACCGCCGCGTGCTCCAGCGGGAACTGCTCGGTTGGCTCATCACCGATCTCTCGGAGGCCAGTCACGCCCGGCTGGTGCAGCACCGCATCGAGAGCCCGCAGCAGGTCCAGCAGCACCCGGAGTTGCTGATGGGCTTCAGTGAGACGATGCGGCCGCTGCTGTCCGAGCTGAACCGTTTCCTGCGGGCGCAGCTGTATCACCACTGGCAGGTGGAGCGGCAGGTGGCCCAGGCCGAGCACGCGCTTGGGGGCCTGTTCCGGGCGTACCTGCGCCGCCCGGCCATGCTGCCGCCCGCAGCCCGCGCACGCACGGCGCAGGAGGGGCTGGAACGGGTGGTCTGCGACTACCTGGCCGGCATGACAGAC
- the trxB gene encoding thioredoxin-disulfide reductase, with translation MTSVPKQHDVVIIGGGPAGLTAAIYTGRANLRTLILEKGLPGGQIAQTEEVENYPGFPEPIAGAELAARMAQQAEKFGASIEMDEVQRIEHHGDSFTVHGYGGSYAARAVILATGANPKRLNIPGEELYWGKGVSTCATCDGFFYRGKHVVVVGGGDAAVEEGLFLTKFAETVTLIHRRDSLRANKVAQARALANPKMRFIWDTAVEEILGEDTVQAVRLRHLKTGAEEIKPTDGVFIFIGHVPNTSFVEGTVRLRDDGYVDVTDEIYTSVPGLFAAGDVSDHVYRQLATSVGAGTRAAMSAERMLAALELSTPQV, from the coding sequence ATGACCAGCGTACCCAAGCAGCATGACGTCGTGATTATCGGTGGCGGGCCTGCAGGCCTCACCGCCGCGATCTACACCGGCCGTGCCAACCTGCGCACCCTCATTCTGGAGAAGGGGCTGCCGGGCGGCCAGATCGCCCAGACCGAGGAGGTCGAGAACTACCCCGGCTTCCCCGAGCCTATTGCGGGTGCCGAACTGGCGGCCCGCATGGCCCAGCAGGCCGAGAAATTCGGCGCCAGCATCGAGATGGACGAAGTGCAGCGCATCGAGCACCACGGCGACAGCTTCACGGTGCACGGCTACGGGGGCAGCTATGCGGCGCGTGCCGTCATTCTGGCGACCGGCGCCAACCCCAAGCGGCTGAATATTCCGGGCGAGGAACTGTACTGGGGCAAGGGCGTCAGCACCTGCGCCACCTGTGACGGCTTCTTCTACCGCGGCAAGCACGTGGTGGTGGTGGGCGGCGGCGACGCGGCGGTGGAGGAAGGGCTGTTTCTGACCAAGTTCGCCGAGACGGTCACGCTGATTCACCGCCGTGACTCGCTGCGCGCCAACAAGGTGGCGCAGGCCCGCGCCCTGGCCAACCCTAAGATGCGCTTCATCTGGGACACGGCCGTGGAGGAGATCCTGGGCGAGGACACCGTGCAGGCGGTGCGGCTGCGCCACCTCAAGACCGGCGCCGAGGAGATCAAGCCCACCGACGGCGTGTTCATCTTCATCGGGCACGTGCCGAACACCAGCTTCGTGGAAGGCACCGTGCGCCTGCGCGACGACGGCTACGTGGACGTGACCGACGAGATCTACACCAGCGTGCCGGGCCTGTTCGCGGCCGGCGACGTGTCGGACCACGTCTACCGGCAGCTGGCCACCAGCGTGGGTGCCGGCACGCGCGCGGCCATGAGCGCCGAGCGGATGCTGGCGGCCCTCGAACTGTCCACCCCGCAGGTCTGA
- a CDS encoding DNA-3-methyladenine glycosylase family protein: protein MSTDAAVQHLSRDPAMRDLIAQVGPLTPLTPTTDPFGALMRSVIGQQLSVRAAATIAGRFEAATGPDPARVLALPGEDLRALGLSWAKVRTVQAAAEAALSGRIDFQHLETLTDEQVISALSALPGIGRWTAEMYLMFALARPDVFSFGDLGLVRGLERYFPDEPPQEVVARWSPYRTLAARYFWAAPQRR from the coding sequence ATGTCCACTGACGCCGCCGTGCAGCACCTGAGCCGTGACCCGGCCATGCGCGACCTGATCGCGCAGGTCGGGCCGCTGACGCCGCTCACGCCCACCACCGACCCGTTCGGCGCCCTGATGCGCAGCGTGATCGGGCAGCAGCTGAGCGTCCGGGCCGCAGCCACCATCGCCGGGCGCTTCGAGGCGGCCACCGGCCCCGATCCGGCCCGGGTGCTGGCCCTGCCGGGCGAGGACTTGCGCGCGCTGGGCCTGTCGTGGGCCAAGGTCCGCACCGTACAGGCGGCGGCCGAGGCGGCGCTCAGCGGCCGGATCGATTTCCAGCACCTGGAGACCCTGACCGACGAGCAGGTGATCTCCGCGCTCAGCGCACTCCCCGGCATCGGGCGCTGGACCGCCGAGATGTACCTGATGTTCGCGCTGGCCCGGCCGGACGTGTTCAGCTTCGGAGATCTGGGCCTGGTCCGGGGGCTGGAACGCTACTTTCCAGACGAGCCGCCGCAGGAGGTGGTGGCCCGCTGGTCGCCGTACCGGACGCTGGCGGCGCGCTATTTCTGGGCCGCTCCGCAACGCCGCTGA
- the tmpR gene encoding bifunctional dihydropteridine reductase/dihydrofolate reductase TmpR, whose product MTVRTALVTGAARGIGRGVALRLAGAGLDVAVHYRGSQDDAEETARLVRALGRRAVTLQADVTRPEQAEQLVQAAHEQLGGLGVLVNNVGNYVHKPLLDLDLHEWHDMFDTNLHATFYTCRVAVPLMREAGYGRIVNIGYAGAQHLLARPGIVPYAIAKSGVIALTLAIARTEAGRGISANVVSPGVVETSVSQPLREIPAGRLATVEEVSAEVLHFVQASDYVTGQVVDVAGGWNL is encoded by the coding sequence ATGACGGTCCGCACCGCGCTGGTGACTGGCGCGGCGCGGGGCATCGGGCGCGGCGTGGCGTTGCGGCTGGCCGGAGCGGGCCTGGACGTGGCGGTGCACTACCGGGGCAGCCAGGACGATGCCGAGGAGACGGCCCGACTGGTACGGGCCCTGGGCCGGCGCGCCGTCACGCTGCAGGCGGATGTGACGCGCCCGGAGCAGGCGGAGCAGCTGGTTCAGGCGGCGCATGAGCAATTGGGCGGCCTGGGCGTGCTGGTCAACAACGTGGGCAACTACGTCCACAAGCCGCTGCTGGACCTGGACCTGCACGAGTGGCACGACATGTTCGACACCAACCTGCACGCCACCTTCTACACCTGCCGGGTCGCCGTGCCGCTGATGCGGGAGGCCGGCTATGGCCGCATCGTGAATATCGGGTACGCGGGCGCGCAGCACCTGCTGGCCCGGCCCGGCATCGTGCCCTATGCGATCGCCAAGAGCGGCGTCATCGCCCTGACGCTGGCCATCGCCCGCACCGAGGCGGGGCGCGGCATCAGCGCCAACGTGGTCAGCCCCGGCGTGGTGGAGACGAGCGTCTCGCAGCCGCTGCGCGAGATTCCGGCCGGGCGGCTCGCCACCGTTGAGGAGGTCAGCGCCGAGGTGCTGCATTTCGTGCAGGCGAGCGACTACGTCACCGGGCAGGTGGTGGACGTGGCCGGCGGCTGGAACCTGTAG